One segment of Cryptosporangium minutisporangium DNA contains the following:
- a CDS encoding GntR family transcriptional regulator, with protein sequence MENVAAPSDTGALETPSLVDLAVARLRADILSGGTEPGERLVEEQLTRRFGISRAPLREALRLLAQQGLVDHFPRRGARVATLTDADLQQLYGVRDLLERYAVEQAFPIDDPRRLVALHAELDAMRAADEVGDRFAMAEAHRRFHVALVALASNRQLAWVHESVLVKTQLYMAINLRREADTGHGTHNVLRHQRLYDAVAGRDPETVLSELAAHGARQYIS encoded by the coding sequence GTGGAGAACGTCGCCGCGCCCTCCGACACGGGCGCGCTGGAAACCCCGAGCCTGGTCGACCTGGCGGTCGCGAGGCTGCGTGCGGACATCCTGAGCGGCGGTACGGAACCGGGCGAAAGGCTCGTCGAGGAGCAACTCACTCGGCGCTTCGGGATCAGCCGCGCGCCCCTGCGGGAGGCGCTCCGGCTGCTCGCGCAGCAAGGCCTGGTCGACCACTTCCCGCGCCGGGGGGCTCGGGTGGCGACGCTGACCGACGCCGACCTGCAGCAGCTCTACGGGGTGCGGGATCTGCTGGAGCGGTACGCCGTCGAGCAGGCGTTCCCGATCGACGATCCGCGGCGGCTCGTCGCGCTGCACGCCGAGTTGGACGCGATGCGAGCCGCCGACGAAGTCGGTGACCGGTTCGCGATGGCGGAGGCGCACCGGCGGTTCCACGTCGCGCTGGTGGCGCTGGCGAGCAATCGCCAGCTGGCGTGGGTGCACGAGTCGGTGCTGGTGAAGACGCAGCTCTACATGGCGATCAACCTGCGGCGCGAGGCCGATACCGGACACGGCACCCACAACGTCCTGCGGCACCAACGTCTGTACGACGCGGTCGCCGGCCGCGACCCGGAGACCGTGCTGTCGGAGCTGGCCGCGCACGGCGCCCGCCAGTACATCAGCTAG